The following is a genomic window from Spirosoma foliorum.
AGCGGCAACTGCTGATCAATACTCAGCTATCGGGTTGTATTACTATCAGTCGTTGGCCGAACTCAACAAAGCGCAGGGCGATTATCCGCACTACGGACAAGCGTTAGGAACGTACTATGCCATTCGGGATTCGCTGACGAATTTGAATCAGTACAGGGCTGTCCAGCAGATTCTGGCCCGTGTGCGCATTCGGGATAAGGAAGAGCAAATCAGTCGTCTGAATGCTGAAAACGCAGCGCGCGAACGGCAGCTCCAGCGCGAACGACTATTCTACGGAGTCATCCTGGCGCTGGCCTTGCTGGCAATTGTTTTACTGACCCTTTATGTTCGAAATCGGCAGATTCGCGCCCGCCAGCGGGAAGCTTTGCAACAGAGTCAGTTAGAACAGCTTGAAAAACAGCGGCAAATTGATCTGATGCATGGCGTTATGCAGGCCGAAGAAAACGAACGGTTAACTATTGCCGATCAGCTTCATAATGAGGTAAATCCGTTGCTGGCTGTGGTTTTACTTAACGTATCGTCAGCCCTAGAAACGGTAGAATCGGATACGCCTACAGAACCAAAACTGCGTAAAGCGCAGGACGTGCTGGCGTCTGTAACGAGTACGGTGCGTAGAATCAGCCATCGGTTGACCCCGCAATTGATTGAAAAACAGGGTTTTAAGCGAGCGGTTGAAGAGCTGGCCGAGAGCATCAATCTGTCGGAGAAAGTTAAAATTCAGACGATTGTGGTTGGTTTTGAAGAAGCTTTGCCAATCTCTTTTCTGAGTGATCTTTACCGAATTGTGCAGGAATTGGTGCATAACGTTATCCGGCACGCGCAGGCTACCGAAGCCACCATTGAGGTGATTGAGCATGATCAGCACGTAACGATTTTGGTGGAGGATAACGGCGTAGGAATACCAGCAGATACAATAGGCGATGGGCAGGGATTGCAGACAATCCGGGGCAAAGTAGCGCTTCGTCATGGACAGATGGACGTACAGCGTAAGGCCGACGGGGGAACGTTAGTGGTTATCGACAATATCGAAGTTCCGAAGCAGGTGAAGGGCAAAAGCGAGTCTGTTGAATCGGAAATTAGTTAGGGATAACTATTTCAGACGAACGCTGTAGATCAGAATTTTAAGTCATTTTAACAGGCTACCTACTCCTATGCGTCTTCTCCTTGCCGATGATCACCCTCTTTTGCTCGACGGACTGCGAAGCGTACTGTCCGACTTACCCGATACGGATTTATTACCGCCCGTTACTAATGGCCACCAACTGCTTGATTACCTGCACCTGCATCCGGTCGATATGGTTCTGCTGGACCTAAATATGCCTAAAACGGATGGTCTGACAGCCCTTAAACAGATTCGACGGGATTTCCCTACGGTGAAGGTGATCGTGTTTACCAGCTACAACCAGCCGCAGCGAATTCGGGAAGTACAGGCCTTGGGCGGCATGGGCTACTTGCTCAAATCGACCGATGCGCCAACGCTCAAAACGGCTGTGCAGCAAGTTTGGTCGGGCAAGCCGTGGTTCCCGACGCTACAACCTGTAGTTGACTCTACACGTCATACTTCGGCAGTGGATATGGCGGAAGATGCCTTTATGCAGAAATATCAGCTGACGAAACGCGAGGTCGAAATAATTCAACTAATTAGTCGGGGAGAGACCACCCGGCAAATCGCAGATGAACTCACAGTCAGTGAATTTACAATCAACGCTCACCGACG
Proteins encoded in this region:
- a CDS encoding response regulator transcription factor, whose protein sequence is MRLLLADDHPLLLDGLRSVLSDLPDTDLLPPVTNGHQLLDYLHLHPVDMVLLDLNMPKTDGLTALKQIRRDFPTVKVIVFTSYNQPQRIREVQALGGMGYLLKSTDAPTLKTAVQQVWSGKPWFPTLQPVVDSTRHTSAVDMAEDAFMQKYQLTKREVEIIQLISRGETTRQIADELTVSEFTINAHRRNIARKLGIDTPVGLVNFAREQGLV